From the Rhodospirillales bacterium genome, the window GACGCGGAATTGTCCGCGCTGCTGGAGGAATGCGAAACCGCGAACGCGGGCGAGCCGATCACGTTTTTCGAGATCACCACGGCCGCCGCCTTCCTCGCCTTCGCCCGCGCGCCCGCCGACGTGGTGCTGCTCGAAACCGGCCTCGGCGGAAGATTGGACGCCACCAACCTGATCCCGCGCCCGGCCGCCTGCGCGATCACCCCGGTATCCATGGACCACCAATTCTACCTCGGCAATACGCTCGCCAAGATCGCGGGCGAGAAGGCGGGAATCTTGAAGGCCGGGACCCCTTGCGCGGTCGCGGCGCAAAACCTCGAGGCGTTCGCCGTCATCGACGAACGCGCGCGGGCGGTCGGCGCGGATTTATTTCTTGAAAGACGCGACTGGACCATGACGAGGCGGGAGAACGGCCTCGGCTACGCCGACGGCGAGGGCCGTTTCGCGCTGCCGCTCCCCGCCTTGCCCGGCGCGCACCAGACCGGCAACGCCGGGCTCGCCGTCGCGGCGCTGAGGCTGCTCGCGCGCTCGGGGATTTCCGTGGCCGACACCGCCATTGCCGAAGGATTGACGCGCGTCGAATGGCCGGCGCGGTTGCAGCGCCTCACGCGCGGGCCCTTGGTCGCGGCGCTGCCGCCCGGCTGGGAACTCTGGCTCGACGGCGGTCACAACCCGGCCGCGGGCGAGGCGTTGGCCGCCCACGCCGCGCAATGGGCGCGGGAGCGGCCCATGTATCTCGTCTTCGGCATGATCAACACCAAGGACATCGCCGGGTTCCTGGCGCCGCTCGCGCCGTTCGCGCGTTCGGCGCGGGCGCTCGCCATTCCCAACGAGGCCAACGCGGTGCCGGCCGAAACCCTCGCCCAAGCCGCGCGCGGGCTCGGCCTCGCCGCCGAAACCGCGCCCGACGCGGCGGCGGCGGTCGCGGCCCTGGCGGCGCGGGCGCCGGAACCCGCGCGCGTGCTGATTTGCGGCTCGCTTTATCTCGCCGGAACCATTTTGGCCGACAACGGCTGATCGGCCGGAGCCCGTTCTGATTCGACGGAATCGTCGCCCCCGCGGAAGCGGGGGCCCAGGATTTTGGAAAGACTGGATTCCCGCTTGCGCGGGAATGACGGAATAAAGACATCCGAGCGGGGGATGCTCTAAACTCGTTCCCATCAACCGGGAGCAAGCATCGTGATCGTCGAACCAATCTGGACCGCCAACAATTATCGCAACTTCAACTACCTGATCGCCTGCCCGGAAACCGGCGAGGCGCTGGCCATCGACCCGCTCGACCACGAAAAATGCCTGGCCGCCGCCAAGGCGCGCGGCTGGACCGTCACCCAGGTGCTCAACACCCACGAGCACGGCGACCACATCGGCGGCAACCGCTTCGTGATCGCGGCGACCGGGGCGAAATTGCTGGCCCACGCCGCCGCCAAGGATAGCATTCCGGGCATCGACCGGGGATTGAAGGCGGGCGACGCGATCCGGGTCGGCCGCACCGTCGAGCTGCAAGTGCTCGATACCCCCGGCCACACCATGAGCCACGTCTGCCTGCTCGCGCACGCGAACCGGCCCGGGCTTTTTTGCGGCGATACGCTGTTCAACGCCGGGGCCGGCAACTGCCACAACGGCGGCCACCCGAAGGAGCTTTATCGCACCTTCGCCGGCCAGCTTTACGCGCTTTCCGACGACACCGTGATCTATCCCGGCCACGACTACATCGAGAACAACCTGCGCTTCACGCTGGATCGCGAGCCGGACAACGCGCACGCGGCCGCGATGCTGAAAACCGCCGCCGCCGAGCCGCCCGAACGGCGCACGCCGACCACCATCGGCGTCGAGCGCAAGATCAACACCTTCTTCCGCCTCGA encodes:
- a CDS encoding bifunctional folylpolyglutamate synthase/dihydrofolate synthase, whose protein sequence is MSVNPGPILERLTRLHPKVIDLSLGRIERLLGRLDEPHLKLAPVVHVAGTNGKGSTVAFLRAMLEAAGRRVHVYTSPHLVRFNERIRVGGAIIGDAELSALLEECETANAGEPITFFEITTAAAFLAFARAPADVVLLETGLGGRLDATNLIPRPAACAITPVSMDHQFYLGNTLAKIAGEKAGILKAGTPCAVAAQNLEAFAVIDERARAVGADLFLERRDWTMTRRENGLGYADGEGRFALPLPALPGAHQTGNAGLAVAALRLLARSGISVADTAIAEGLTRVEWPARLQRLTRGPLVAALPPGWELWLDGGHNPAAGEALAAHAAQWARERPMYLVFGMINTKDIAGFLAPLAPFARSARALAIPNEANAVPAETLAQAARGLGLAAETAPDAAAAVAALAARAPEPARVLICGSLYLAGTILADNG
- a CDS encoding MBL fold metallo-hydrolase, with the translated sequence MIVEPIWTANNYRNFNYLIACPETGEALAIDPLDHEKCLAAAKARGWTVTQVLNTHEHGDHIGGNRFVIAATGAKLLAHAAAKDSIPGIDRGLKAGDAIRVGRTVELQVLDTPGHTMSHVCLLAHANRPGLFCGDTLFNAGAGNCHNGGHPKELYRTFAGQLYALSDDTVIYPGHDYIENNLRFTLDREPDNAHAAAMLKTAAAEPPERRTPTTIGVERKINTFFRLDNPSVIRRLREVFPSLPEKPEPEEVFLLLRRMRNDW